A genomic region of Rheinheimera sp. MMS21-TC3 contains the following coding sequences:
- the rnm gene encoding RNase RNM, whose amino-acid sequence MKIDLHSHSHCSDGVLSPTELVLRAVEKGVDVLAITDHDTIAGLVEAKESIAKQQLPLQLINGVEISTSWQNFEIHIVGLNVDPTNVIFLQQLASQQQRRLERAEEMAHRLAKSNIPDVLPAVLALANGAAITRTHFARHLVNIGQANSMNNVFKKFLGRGKIGYVANSWVEMAEAVQWIQAAGGEAVLAHPLKYKINTKWLKRLLADFATAKGDAVEIISPQQTPQQRRDLWALCQQHGFSASVGSDFHQPTTWNELGKNLYLPDDVLPVWQHWPLAQTAKGTLSN is encoded by the coding sequence ATGAAAATTGATTTACACAGCCATAGCCATTGTTCTGATGGTGTGCTTTCCCCTACTGAACTAGTATTGCGTGCAGTAGAAAAGGGGGTTGATGTTTTAGCCATTACCGATCATGACACTATAGCCGGACTTGTTGAAGCTAAAGAGAGCATTGCCAAGCAGCAACTGCCGTTGCAACTGATAAATGGTGTTGAAATTTCAACGAGTTGGCAAAACTTTGAAATTCATATTGTTGGCTTAAATGTTGACCCAACAAATGTAATATTTTTGCAGCAGTTAGCCAGTCAACAGCAACGTCGATTAGAGCGGGCTGAAGAGATGGCACATCGTTTAGCTAAAAGTAATATTCCGGATGTATTGCCAGCGGTGTTAGCCCTTGCTAACGGTGCAGCCATAACCCGTACTCATTTTGCGCGGCACTTAGTCAACATTGGTCAAGCCAATAGCATGAATAATGTGTTTAAGAAGTTTTTAGGCCGAGGCAAAATAGGCTATGTAGCCAATAGCTGGGTTGAGATGGCCGAAGCGGTGCAGTGGATCCAAGCTGCTGGCGGAGAAGCGGTGCTGGCGCACCCACTAAAATATAAAATAAATACTAAGTGGTTAAAACGTTTATTAGCCGATTTTGCTACGGCTAAAGGTGATGCTGTTGAGATTATTTCACCCCAGCAAACACCCCAGCAACGCCGAGATTTATGGGCCTTATGCCAACAGCATGGCTTTTCAGCTTCTGTGGGATCAGACTTTCATCAGCCAACAACTTGGAATGAGCTGGGAAAAAACCTATATTTACCTGACGATGTGCTTCCTGTATGGCAACATTGGCCGTTAGCACAAACGGCAAAAGGGACTTTAAGCAATTAA
- a CDS encoding anthranilate synthase component 1, with product MIFSHITQVSGEVASMTLPVPYPKDVLSRYQQLSASSHYSMLLESAEIDSKNSVKSIMLLDAALRIECNGLQVAITAVSANGQSLLPYLAEKLQPLAQTLLSPKLLQLTFSQPDPLLEENQRLLQPNPFSALRLIQQQLRCHSDEAYAVFLGGAISYDMVATVEQLPDVPMAENQCPDYVFYLAETLLVLDHKTEKSRLIGNVFCGEQAPTNCFTIGNRLEQFKQLLTNPLAAASKPTSDNAINPDVNVDISDETFMAQVEQLKQRIVAGDIFQVVPSRCFSLACPNPFAAYAKLKQQNPSPYMFYLQDAAFTLFGASPESALKYEQSNRQVEIYPIAGTRRRGFAADGSIDHDLDSRIELELRQDEKEKAEHLMLVDLARNDVARISVAGSRYVKELLKVDRYSYVMHLVSRVIGTLKPELDALHAYQACMNMGTLVGAPKVKAAELIRGVEGKRRGSYGGAVGYLAGNGDFDSCIVIRSAYVANNTAYIQAGAGVVFDSVPQDEANETRNKAQAVINAILSAHATTSAPANTSNTAAASSALEV from the coding sequence ATGATTTTTAGCCACATAACCCAAGTAAGCGGCGAAGTAGCCAGTATGACGCTGCCGGTTCCTTATCCTAAGGATGTATTAAGCCGCTACCAGCAACTTAGTGCCAGCAGCCATTATTCTATGCTGCTTGAGTCGGCTGAAATTGACAGTAAAAATAGTGTTAAAAGCATCATGCTACTTGATGCCGCCTTACGCATAGAATGCAATGGCTTGCAGGTAGCAATCACGGCAGTAAGTGCTAATGGCCAAAGTTTACTACCCTATTTAGCCGAGAAACTGCAGCCCTTAGCGCAAACCCTATTAAGCCCTAAACTACTGCAACTTACCTTTAGCCAACCCGATCCGCTGTTAGAAGAAAACCAACGCTTATTACAACCAAATCCTTTTAGTGCCCTGCGTTTAATTCAGCAACAATTGCGTTGTCATTCAGATGAAGCCTATGCCGTGTTTTTAGGGGGGGCTATAAGCTATGACATGGTGGCTACCGTTGAGCAATTACCCGATGTGCCTATGGCAGAAAACCAATGTCCAGATTATGTATTTTATTTAGCAGAAACCTTGCTAGTGCTTGATCATAAAACAGAGAAAAGCCGGCTTATTGGTAATGTCTTTTGTGGCGAGCAAGCGCCAACCAACTGTTTTACTATTGGCAACCGCCTTGAACAATTTAAACAACTTTTAACGAACCCATTAGCTGCTGCTTCTAAGCCCACTTCGGATAACGCAATAAACCCAGACGTTAACGTGGATATCAGCGATGAGACTTTTATGGCTCAAGTAGAGCAATTAAAACAGCGCATCGTCGCCGGCGATATTTTTCAAGTAGTCCCCTCACGCTGTTTTAGCCTAGCCTGCCCCAATCCATTTGCCGCTTACGCTAAGTTAAAGCAACAAAACCCCAGCCCTTATATGTTTTATTTGCAAGATGCCGCTTTTACTTTATTTGGCGCTTCGCCTGAATCGGCTCTTAAATATGAGCAAAGTAACCGCCAAGTTGAAATTTACCCTATAGCTGGCACGCGACGCCGTGGCTTTGCCGCCGATGGCAGCATAGATCACGACCTAGATAGCCGAATTGAATTAGAGCTACGCCAAGACGAAAAAGAAAAAGCCGAACATCTGATGCTCGTTGATTTAGCCCGTAATGATGTTGCCAGAATAAGCGTGGCCGGAAGTCGCTATGTTAAAGAGTTACTTAAGGTTGACCGTTACTCTTATGTTATGCACTTAGTTTCTCGCGTTATTGGCACCTTAAAACCTGAGCTAGACGCCTTACATGCTTATCAGGCTTGCATGAATATGGGCACTTTAGTCGGTGCGCCTAAAGTTAAAGCCGCTGAGTTAATTCGTGGCGTAGAAGGCAAGCGCCGAGGCAGTTATGGCGGAGCTGTTGGCTACTTAGCCGGTAATGGCGACTTTGATAGTTGCATTGTTATTCGCTCTGCTTATGTTGCTAATAATACCGCTTATATCCAAGCGGGTGCCGGTGTCGTGTTCGACTCTGTACCACAAGATGAAGCCAACGAAACCCGCAATAAAGCTCAAGCGGTAATTAATGCTATTTTAAGTGCCCATGCCACAACATCAGCCCCCGCCAACACATCAAACACAGCAGCAGCTAGTTCAGCACTTGAGGTATAA
- a CDS encoding aminodeoxychorismate/anthranilate synthase component II yields MSIIYLLDNIDSFSYNLVDEFAQLGFTVRLYRNTVPAAYIYQQMQAETDKVLLVLSPGPGSPAKAGCMPELIKLCAGDIPILGICLGHQAIVEHFGGIVGCAGETIHGKTSAISLVSHPIFSNLPNPFTVARYHSLMATELPNALTLLASERHIPMAVINEEQRMLGFQFHPESILTTLGKPLLKQSIAYLLRSQA; encoded by the coding sequence ATGAGCATTATTTACTTACTGGATAATATCGACTCCTTTAGCTACAACTTAGTCGATGAATTTGCTCAACTGGGCTTTACCGTTAGACTGTACAGAAACACCGTACCAGCGGCTTATATTTACCAGCAAATGCAAGCTGAAACCGATAAGGTGTTATTAGTATTATCTCCAGGCCCGGGCAGCCCAGCTAAAGCCGGTTGCATGCCAGAATTAATTAAGCTCTGCGCCGGTGATATTCCAATACTAGGCATTTGCTTAGGTCATCAAGCCATAGTTGAGCATTTTGGTGGTATCGTCGGCTGTGCAGGTGAAACAATTCATGGCAAAACCTCAGCTATATCTTTGGTTAGCCACCCAATATTTAGCAATTTACCTAATCCTTTTACCGTTGCCCGTTATCACTCATTAATGGCAACAGAGCTACCTAATGCCTTAACCTTGTTAGCTAGCGAGCGCCATATTCCCATGGCGGTAATTAACGAAGAGCAGCGTATGCTGGGCTTTCAATTTCATCCCGAATCTATTTTAACCACTTTAGGCAAGCCGCTTTTAAAGCAAAGCATTGCGTATTTATTACGGAGCCAAGCATGA
- the trpD gene encoding anthranilate phosphoribosyltransferase, with amino-acid sequence MSQSVLAAVKAPINPTGHSTVHTAVAAPAQQTSVLDLVQHSLTGQSLSFEQAEQFFTAVVKGEVEPVHLTALLVALKMRGETAAEIAGAASAMRQTALKLPERISPSIDCCGTGGDGSDSINISTTAAIVAAAMGMSVIKHGNRSVSSRSGSADLLEQLGVNIAMTPQQAATSLKQSRCSFLFAPQYHVGIKHAMPVRKSLKSRTIFNLLGPLVNPACPDFQLLGVYDANLCNVMAEALQQLGVKRAWVVHGSGCDEIALHGPTTVSELHQGVIRQFTLTPSDFGLTTTPLSELAGGEPAENAAATLAILQGQGTVAHNQAVAVNVAAMMKISGLGDDLIANTKQVLQLLQTKQAYNTLQQFKEVSHDHK; translated from the coding sequence ATGAGTCAGTCTGTTTTAGCCGCGGTAAAAGCGCCAATAAACCCAACAGGTCATTCAACTGTGCACACAGCAGTGGCAGCGCCAGCACAGCAGACATCTGTGTTAGATTTAGTCCAGCACAGCTTAACTGGCCAGTCACTTAGCTTTGAGCAAGCCGAGCAGTTTTTTACTGCTGTCGTTAAAGGCGAAGTCGAGCCGGTGCATTTAACTGCTTTATTAGTCGCGCTGAAAATGCGCGGTGAAACAGCAGCTGAAATTGCCGGCGCTGCCAGTGCGATGCGGCAAACTGCCCTTAAACTACCCGAGCGAATTAGCCCTAGTATAGATTGCTGTGGTACAGGGGGGGATGGCAGCGATAGCATTAATATTTCAACTACCGCCGCTATTGTCGCCGCTGCTATGGGGATGTCGGTAATTAAACATGGTAATCGCAGTGTGTCATCGCGCTCAGGCTCTGCCGATTTACTGGAACAATTGGGCGTTAATATTGCCATGACACCACAGCAAGCTGCGACTAGCTTAAAGCAAAGCCGTTGCAGTTTCTTATTTGCCCCCCAGTACCATGTTGGCATTAAGCACGCTATGCCGGTACGCAAAAGTTTAAAAAGCCGGACTATTTTTAATTTGCTAGGGCCTTTAGTTAATCCGGCTTGTCCTGACTTTCAATTACTTGGCGTTTATGATGCCAACTTATGTAACGTGATGGCCGAGGCCTTGCAGCAGCTTGGTGTAAAACGCGCTTGGGTAGTGCATGGTAGTGGTTGTGACGAAATAGCCCTGCATGGCCCAACAACAGTATCTGAGTTACATCAAGGTGTAATTCGTCAATTTACCTTAACGCCTAGTGATTTTGGTTTAACCACAACCCCATTAAGCGAACTAGCCGGTGGTGAACCGGCCGAAAATGCCGCGGCAACCTTAGCTATATTACAAGGCCAAGGCACAGTTGCTCATAATCAGGCAGTTGCTGTTAATGTTGCCGCTATGATGAAAATTTCTGGCTTAGGCGATGATTTAATAGCTAATACAAAACAAGTTTTACAGTTGCTACAAACCAAGCAAGCCTACAACACCCTGCAACAGTTTAAGGAAGTAAGCCATGACCATAAGTAA
- the trpCF gene encoding bifunctional indole-3-glycerol-phosphate synthase TrpC/phosphoribosylanthranilate isomerase TrpF: MTISNEAMPNVLANIIEHKKGEVTALKQQKPLPSFKSQLVPSQHDFLAALQQVGPRFILECKKASPSKGLIRPDFDLQQLAQVYNQYADCISVLTDEKFFQGKYEYLATMRALVDKPLLHKDFIIDSYQIYLGRHCGADAVLLMLSVLDDAEYSELAAVAKSLNMTVLTEVSNKEETLRAVALNAELIGINNRDLRSLDTNLNTSFELAKLIPTGITVVSESGIYTNQQVRRLSQVADAFLVGSSLMAQTNLAQATRDLVLGEHKICGLTQAEAAKAAYAAGAKYGGFIFYPPSARAVTLQQAKQIQQGADLCYVGVFVNAELAQVANHAKQLNLSAVQLHGDETDDYIQQLKPLLPANCEIWQAYRIKDSLPQFSRLIGHSLDRVLLDSFHPTQQGGSGLRFDWALLQQQLPTIPIMLAGGLNADNVTDALKLEVAGLDFNSGLETAPGIKDTNKIQSTFIQIREFIYE, encoded by the coding sequence ATGACCATAAGTAATGAGGCTATGCCTAACGTTTTAGCCAACATTATTGAGCATAAAAAAGGCGAAGTGACGGCATTAAAACAGCAAAAGCCATTACCAAGCTTTAAAAGTCAGTTAGTCCCTAGCCAACATGATTTTTTAGCTGCGTTACAACAAGTTGGCCCAAGGTTTATTTTAGAATGTAAAAAAGCCTCGCCGTCTAAGGGCTTGATTCGTCCTGACTTCGACTTGCAGCAACTTGCTCAGGTTTATAACCAATATGCCGATTGTATTTCAGTATTAACAGATGAGAAGTTCTTTCAAGGCAAATATGAATACCTAGCCACTATGCGAGCTTTAGTCGATAAGCCGCTATTACATAAAGACTTTATTATTGATAGCTATCAAATTTATTTAGGCCGACACTGTGGCGCTGATGCCGTATTGCTGATGTTATCGGTGTTAGATGATGCCGAATATAGCGAACTGGCCGCTGTGGCTAAATCACTGAATATGACGGTTTTAACCGAGGTGAGTAATAAAGAAGAAACCTTGCGAGCTGTTGCATTAAATGCCGAATTAATTGGCATCAATAACCGTGATTTACGCAGCTTAGATACCAATTTAAATACCAGCTTCGAGCTAGCAAAGCTTATCCCCACGGGGATAACAGTTGTATCAGAATCTGGCATTTACACTAATCAGCAAGTGCGCCGCTTATCGCAAGTGGCCGATGCCTTTTTAGTTGGCAGCTCATTAATGGCGCAAACTAATTTAGCCCAAGCGACGCGTGATCTCGTATTAGGCGAGCATAAAATTTGTGGTTTAACCCAAGCAGAAGCGGCCAAAGCCGCCTACGCGGCTGGCGCTAAATATGGCGGTTTTATTTTTTATCCGCCATCAGCGCGTGCTGTCACTTTGCAACAAGCCAAGCAAATCCAGCAAGGCGCCGATTTATGTTATGTTGGCGTTTTTGTTAATGCCGAACTTGCACAAGTTGCCAACCATGCTAAGCAGTTAAACCTAAGTGCTGTGCAGTTACATGGTGATGAAACTGATGATTATATCCAACAGCTTAAGCCATTATTACCCGCCAACTGTGAAATTTGGCAGGCCTATAGAATTAAAGACAGCTTACCGCAGTTTAGCCGCTTAATAGGCCATAGCCTTGATAGAGTCTTGCTCGATAGCTTTCACCCAACACAACAAGGCGGCAGTGGCCTGCGTTTTGATTGGGCTTTATTGCAACAGCAATTACCAACGATCCCAATAATGTTAGCGGGCGGTTTAAATGCCGACAATGTCACTGATGCCTTAAAGCTAGAGGTTGCAGGCTTAGATTTTAATTCCGGTTTAGAAACCGCGCCTGGCATTAAAGACACTAACAAAATTCAGTCAACTTTTATCCAGATCAGAGAATTTATTTATGAGTGA
- the trpB gene encoding tryptophan synthase subunit beta, translating to MSELKLNPYFGEYGGMFVPQLLVPALKQLEQAFVDAQQDPEFQAEFQQLLTHYAGRPTPLTLCRNISPNPLVKIYLKREDLLHGGAHKTNQVLGQALLTKRMGKKQVIAETGAGQHGVATALACALLGLSCRIYMGAKDIERQQPNVFRMKLMGATVIPVTSGSGTLKDAVNEAMRDWSANYETAHYLLGTAAGPHPFPTIVREYQKMIGEEAKQQIVKAEGKLPDAVIACVGGGSNAIGIFNDFIKETDVALIGVEPGGKGITTHQHGAALSTGSYGILHGAYTAIMQTADGQIEESYSISAGLDYPAVGPQHTHLKQTGRASYIAINDDEALAAFQLLANKEGIIPALESSHALAQALKMATTATEPTVLLVNLSGRGDKDLSHVHSILQQSGQQGE from the coding sequence ATGAGTGAGTTAAAACTTAATCCGTATTTTGGTGAATACGGCGGTATGTTTGTACCGCAATTATTAGTGCCAGCTTTAAAGCAGCTAGAGCAAGCTTTTGTTGATGCCCAACAAGATCCTGAGTTTCAGGCTGAATTTCAACAGTTACTCACTCATTATGCCGGCCGACCAACCCCTCTGACTTTATGCCGGAATATTTCGCCTAATCCGTTGGTGAAAATTTATTTAAAGCGGGAAGATCTCCTGCATGGTGGCGCCCATAAAACTAATCAGGTATTAGGCCAAGCCTTATTAACCAAGCGGATGGGTAAAAAACAAGTAATAGCAGAAACCGGGGCCGGCCAACATGGCGTCGCCACCGCATTAGCTTGCGCCTTACTAGGCTTAAGCTGCCGCATTTATATGGGCGCTAAAGATATAGAGCGCCAGCAGCCTAACGTATTTCGCATGAAGTTAATGGGCGCAACGGTCATTCCAGTTACTAGCGGCTCTGGCACCTTAAAAGATGCCGTTAACGAAGCTATGCGCGATTGGTCCGCTAATTACGAAACCGCGCATTACTTATTAGGCACTGCCGCTGGGCCACATCCGTTTCCGACTATTGTTCGGGAATACCAAAAAATGATAGGCGAAGAAGCCAAGCAGCAAATAGTAAAAGCTGAAGGGAAATTACCTGATGCTGTTATTGCTTGTGTTGGCGGAGGCTCTAACGCCATTGGCATCTTCAATGACTTTATAAAAGAAACAGATGTTGCCTTAATTGGCGTTGAACCTGGCGGTAAAGGCATAACCACTCATCAGCATGGCGCAGCACTGAGTACCGGTAGCTACGGCATTTTACATGGCGCTTATACTGCTATTATGCAAACCGCAGATGGCCAAATTGAAGAGTCTTACTCTATTTCAGCTGGTTTAGATTATCCAGCCGTTGGCCCACAACATACCCATTTAAAACAAACCGGCCGTGCCAGCTATATTGCTATTAATGATGATGAAGCCTTAGCCGCCTTTCAATTACTCGCGAACAAAGAAGGCATTATTCCAGCCTTAGAAAGCTCACATGCACTAGCTCAGGCATTAAAAATGGCAACAACAGCAACCGAGCCAACCGTATTATTGGTCAACTTATCAGGGCGTGGCGATAAAGACTTAAGCCATGTTCATAGCATCTTGCAACAAAGTGGCCAGCAAGGAGAATAA
- the trpA gene encoding tryptophan synthase subunit alpha, with the protein MKRYQQMFDQLNKQQQGAFVPFITIGDPSPDLSFEIIKTLIDAGADALELGIPFSDPIADGPTIQSANIRALAAGVTPAMCFDIIAKVRAYSPNIPIGLLLYSNLVMARGIDNFYSQAAAAGVDSVLIADVPLHESKRFRQAAIKHNIAPIYIVPPNIDDEDLRQIASYGRGYTYLLSRAGVTGTETVAAMPTDELITRIRSYNPAPPLLGFGISTPAHVKAALNSGAAGAISGSAIVKLIEQHQQQPAELRLALQQFVSSMKAAT; encoded by the coding sequence ATGAAGCGTTACCAGCAGATGTTTGATCAATTAAATAAACAACAGCAAGGCGCCTTTGTGCCTTTTATTACTATTGGTGATCCTAGCCCAGATTTATCTTTTGAGATAATTAAAACCTTAATTGATGCCGGTGCCGATGCCTTAGAGCTAGGCATCCCCTTTTCTGATCCTATTGCCGATGGCCCAACTATTCAAAGCGCCAATATTCGTGCGTTAGCCGCAGGTGTTACGCCCGCAATGTGTTTTGATATTATCGCTAAGGTACGCGCCTACAGCCCGAATATCCCTATTGGTTTATTACTGTATTCTAATTTAGTTATGGCCCGTGGCATTGATAACTTTTATAGCCAAGCCGCAGCGGCCGGTGTTGACTCAGTGCTGATTGCCGATGTGCCTTTGCATGAAAGTAAGCGTTTTCGCCAAGCAGCGATTAAGCACAATATAGCACCAATTTATATAGTGCCGCCTAATATTGACGATGAAGACTTACGGCAAATTGCCTCTTATGGTCGTGGCTATACCTATTTACTTAGCCGCGCTGGTGTCACTGGCACTGAAACGGTAGCCGCTATGCCTACAGATGAACTTATAACCCGGATACGCAGTTATAACCCTGCTCCGCCGTTACTGGGCTTTGGTATTTCTACTCCAGCGCATGTTAAAGCGGCACTTAACAGCGGCGCAGCGGGTGCGATTTCTGGCTCGGCTATTGTCAAACTCATTGAGCAACATCAACAGCAACCTGCCGAATTACGCTTAGCCTTACAGCAATTTGTTAGCAGCATGAAAGCGGCAACCTAG
- a CDS encoding peptidylprolyl isomerase, whose product MQISKDTVVQFHYVLSDITSGQKVELENSNKKSNSDGPLLYLHGHQQMLAALEQAMEGKQAGDELDINLTPEQAYGERDENAIQSVQVKHLMGAKKWKVGMTAVVQTEHGQRQVTIVKMGMFKADVDTNHPLAGKSLNFLINITSVRPATTEELAHGHAHGEGGHNH is encoded by the coding sequence ATGCAAATTAGCAAAGATACCGTCGTTCAATTCCACTATGTCTTATCTGATATTACCTCAGGCCAGAAAGTTGAATTAGAAAACTCGAACAAAAAATCTAACAGTGATGGTCCTTTATTGTATTTACACGGCCACCAACAAATGTTGGCCGCATTAGAGCAAGCCATGGAAGGTAAGCAAGCAGGTGATGAGTTAGATATTAATTTAACACCTGAGCAAGCCTATGGTGAGCGTGATGAAAATGCCATACAAAGTGTCCAAGTAAAACACTTAATGGGCGCAAAAAAATGGAAAGTGGGTATGACTGCGGTGGTGCAAACCGAGCATGGCCAACGCCAAGTGACAATTGTAAAAATGGGTATGTTTAAAGCCGATGTTGATACTAATCACCCGCTAGCCGGCAAAAGCTTAAACTTTTTAATCAATATTACTTCTGTACGCCCAGCCACCACAGAAGAACTAGCCCATGGCCATGCCCACGGTGAAGGCGGCCATAATCACTAA
- the hemH gene encoding ferrochelatase, with amino-acid sequence MRYINTTQFDHQQPDKVGVLITNLGTPDAPTKPALKRYLKQFLSDPRVVEVPRSIWWLVLNCVILQIRPKRSAKAYATVFTEQGSPLLFHTQAQAEALAAKFSQAGRDDVVVDFAMRYGNPSIESVLDNMFKQGVRKLVVLPLYPQYSASTSASTFDAIAENFVKRRWLPDLRFVSHYADYKPFIAAAAALIQRHWQQHGKADKLIFSYHGIPKRYLTNGDPYHCQCYKTSRLIAEQLGLSAEQYLTTFQSRFGREEWLKPYTDETLKSLPATGVNAVQIFCPGFSADCLETLEEIAEENKEYFLQAGGQRYEYISALNAEPEHIDALYQLINDNIQGWYFSPDLSRAQRAKQVADDKNY; translated from the coding sequence ATGCGCTATATTAATACCACTCAGTTCGATCATCAGCAGCCCGATAAAGTAGGCGTTTTAATCACCAATTTAGGCACACCAGATGCGCCGACTAAACCGGCCTTAAAACGCTATTTAAAGCAATTTTTATCGGATCCTCGGGTAGTTGAGGTGCCTAGGTCAATTTGGTGGTTGGTCTTAAATTGCGTTATTTTACAAATACGGCCAAAGCGCTCGGCTAAGGCTTATGCCACCGTATTTACCGAACAAGGCTCGCCATTATTATTTCATACTCAAGCTCAAGCAGAGGCACTTGCCGCTAAGTTTTCTCAAGCGGGGCGTGATGATGTCGTGGTTGATTTTGCTATGCGTTATGGTAATCCGAGCATAGAGTCGGTATTAGATAACATGTTTAAACAAGGCGTGCGTAAATTAGTGGTACTGCCGTTATATCCACAATACTCAGCCTCTACCTCGGCTTCTACTTTTGACGCTATCGCCGAAAATTTTGTTAAGCGCCGCTGGCTACCCGACCTGCGTTTTGTTTCACACTATGCTGATTATAAGCCCTTTATTGCCGCTGCTGCAGCCCTTATTCAACGCCACTGGCAGCAACATGGCAAAGCTGACAAGCTTATTTTTTCTTATCATGGTATTCCTAAGCGCTACTTAACTAATGGCGATCCTTACCACTGCCAATGTTATAAAACCTCGCGTTTAATTGCCGAGCAATTAGGCCTTAGCGCCGAACAATATCTCACTACCTTTCAGTCACGGTTTGGCCGTGAAGAATGGTTAAAGCCTTATACCGATGAAACCTTAAAAAGCTTACCCGCTACAGGCGTTAACGCCGTGCAAATATTTTGCCCTGGCTTCTCTGCTGACTGCTTAGAAACGCTAGAAGAAATAGCAGAAGAAAATAAAGAATACTTTTTACAAGCAGGTGGCCAGCGCTATGAATATATTAGCGCCCTAAATGCCGAGCCTGAGCATATTGATGCGTTATATCAATTAATTAATGACAATATTCAAGGCTGGTACTTTAGCCCAGACTTAAGCCGAGCACAGCGTGCTAAGCAAGTCGCTGATGATAAAAATTATTAA
- a CDS encoding HAD family hydrolase, protein MDIKQIQQQIKAVAFDLDGTLVDSALDFAAICQDIGWPVGTPLLERLAQTEDPKLYQTALDVIYQHEMAGAALARWIPGAEECLQALISANIPLALFTRNMRQATELTMQRLAIPIELVVTRDDFIAKPDPAGLLHIAQQLQLAPEQILYVGDYIYDLQAAANAGMPSCLYLNSTNHHFSAEATWTIAHFDQLRAAFTA, encoded by the coding sequence TTGGATATTAAGCAAATACAACAACAAATTAAGGCAGTAGCTTTCGATTTGGATGGCACCTTAGTTGATTCAGCATTAGACTTTGCTGCGATTTGCCAAGATATTGGTTGGCCAGTTGGCACGCCCTTGCTAGAGCGGCTAGCCCAAACCGAAGATCCTAAGCTTTATCAAACCGCATTAGATGTTATTTATCAGCACGAAATGGCGGGTGCGGCTTTAGCAAGGTGGATCCCAGGTGCAGAAGAATGTTTACAAGCGCTTATTTCTGCCAATATACCCTTAGCATTATTTACGCGTAATATGCGCCAAGCAACCGAGCTAACCATGCAACGTCTGGCCATACCTATTGAGCTAGTAGTAACACGAGATGATTTTATTGCTAAGCCCGATCCTGCAGGCTTATTACATATAGCACAGCAGTTGCAGCTAGCCCCAGAGCAGATCTTGTATGTGGGCGATTATATTTATGACTTACAAGCGGCCGCGAATGCCGGCATGCCATCTTGTTTATATCTAAATAGTACTAACCACCATTTTAGCGCAGAAGCCACTTGGACTATTGCACACTTTGACCAGCTTAGAGCGGCATTTACAGCTTAG
- a CDS encoding YccF domain-containing protein, with protein MGLFRLLFNLLWFILGGLFMGLMWWFIGILCFISIIGIPYGRSCFVIGEMAFWPFGQEAIDRSYVNQRHDIGTGTLGTIGNVIWFVIFGIWLAIGHLGSALACFLTIIGIPFGIQHIKLAMLTLAPVGKTIVTKRV; from the coding sequence ATGGGCTTATTTAGATTACTTTTTAACTTACTTTGGTTTATTTTAGGCGGCTTGTTTATGGGCTTAATGTGGTGGTTTATCGGTATTTTATGCTTTATTAGTATTATTGGTATTCCATATGGACGCTCTTGCTTTGTTATTGGTGAAATGGCTTTTTGGCCCTTTGGCCAAGAGGCGATAGATCGTAGTTATGTAAACCAACGTCATGATATTGGTACTGGTACCTTAGGCACTATTGGTAATGTTATTTGGTTTGTAATCTTTGGTATTTGGTTGGCTATTGGCCATTTAGGTTCGGCATTGGCGTGTTTTTTAACCATTATTGGCATTCCTTTTGGCATTCAACATATTAAATTAGCCATGTTAACACTAGCTCCTGTTGGTAAAACTATAGTCACAAAACGAGTTTAA